From Dechloromonas sp. A34:
AAGCGGGTCATGCTGAGCTTTGACGACGGCTACCTCGACAACTACCTGCATGCCCATCCGGTGCTCCAGGAGTTCGGCATGCGGGCCGTGCTCTTTGTGGTTACCGATTGGATTGGTGACGGGCCGGCCCGGGTGACCGGCGAAGCGCCCGACCACCGTGAATGCAAGCGTCGCATCGCGGCCGGCGAGGCCGACAGTGTCATGGTCCGCTGGTCGGAGATCGAGGCGATGCAGGCGGCCGGCAGCTTCGAGTTCCACTCGCACACCCACACGCACACCCGTTGGGATCAGCGCCTGCCCGACAATACAGCCCGCCTCGCGGCGCTCGAAGCTGACCTCGTTGCCTCGCGCGCCACGCTGAAACGCCGCCTGGGCATCGATGACCGGCACCTGTGCTGGCCGCAGGGCTATTTCCAAGACGATTACCTGCCGCTCGCCAATCGGCTCGGTTTCGATCATCTCTACACGACGCGCCCCGGCACCAACGGTCCGCGCCAGGATGCCAACAGGCTGCGCCGTATCGTGACCAAGGAAAAATCCGGCGCCTGGCTGACCCGCCGTCTCTGGCTCTACGCCACGACCGGACGCGCTGCCTGCTATGGCTGGCTGAAGGGGGAGCAATGAGCGCTCCGCGCCTGGCCTACATCGATCCCTACCCGGTGCCCGGTCCGACGCCGTCGGCGCTACAGATCCTGCAGATGGCCGATGCCTTCGCCCAGGCCGGCTGCGGGGTCGACCTGGTGACGCCGGCCACAGCTCTCGATCCAGCGGCGATCCTCGGTCGCGCGCCGCATTCCTTGCTGCGCTTCTCCCCATTGCCCGACTTCCGCAAGCGCTGGTTCTTTCCCTTCTCCTCGCATCGTCCGTTCTTCGTGCTGGCCCTGGCGTGGATCCGCCGCCACCGGCCGCAGACCCTGTTCGTCCGCAACGTCAAGCTGGCCGCCTGGCTGTTGCCGAGGATCGAAGGTATTCCCCTCTATTTCGAGACGCATGAGCTGTTCGCCCAGTCCTTTCTCGAAAACCAGCAGCGCCGGATGGGCTGGCAGGCGCGGCGCAAGCTGGCCTTGCTCGACCGCCGCGAGGCGGCGGTCTATCGTGGTGCCGCCGGCGTCTTCGCGCTGAC
This genomic window contains:
- a CDS encoding polysaccharide deacetylase family protein — translated: MSRALPILMYHHVSPAPGLVTLSPACFRDQISALARAGWKSVGSAELEAFLAGKPLPEKRVMLSFDDGYLDNYLHAHPVLQEFGMRAVLFVVTDWIGDGPARVTGEAPDHRECKRRIAAGEADSVMVRWSEIEAMQAAGSFEFHSHTHTHTRWDQRLPDNTARLAALEADLVASRATLKRRLGIDDRHLCWPQGYFQDDYLPLANRLGFDHLYTTRPGTNGPRQDANRLRRIVTKEKSGAWLTRRLWLYATTGRAACYGWLKGEQ